In Mercenaria mercenaria strain notata unplaced genomic scaffold, MADL_Memer_1 contig_4133, whole genome shotgun sequence, the DNA window TTTAGGATTCCTGTGTCATTCCGTGTGCATTTTACACGCAGAACATTATGGACGAATTATATGACAGGAATTAGCTAAAGTACAGAAATTTTCAAAGTACATGAGCAAAGATGATCCGTTACCTTTGTACAGTATACAATGTGATACTAAAACGAATACACATTTAAGAAAAAAGGAGAAGATACATTTGTACAAATGTTGCAGAATTAATGCATAAAATTTCAGATCTATTGTACAAGCATAACTGCTTCGAACATCTTGCATTTGTCTCTGCTTTTGccaacattctaacacgaccgaATTAATCTTCCTAAGAAACAAAGGAGGCTTAGAATTCTGTGTatacatttttctgacgtcatacCGTAAATTGACTGAGAGGCGCACTGAAAGATTCTTTTTCATTATGTGTGGACACATTTATTAGTTTCGGTTTTGTGGCGGAAGAAGGTCTGGACCAAACAAACTTTTACGCCAGCCATGTGTAAACACTATACTATGTACATTTCACACAACAAGAGTTGTCGACAAAagcataaatatatttcttttgacAGTAAGAGAAAATGTTTCTGGACATGCTGCTCTGAAcctttatatatataacataataatacatgagtttggcagttactttcggagagcAGGTTTATACtagaacagaatccaggaacactggtgaggttacccgccgttacatgactgaaaaactgttgaaaacggAATATATTATATTTGGAAATTGTCTGTCAAAATAGTTTAAAATCATTACTTACAAAATTAAGAATTTCAGCACATAATTTGCGTATCGAAAAAGATAGATACGGTCGAAACAGAATCCCAAGAAATGAACGTATATGTGTTTTATGCAATACTAACGATATagaagacgaatttcattttgtgCTCAAATGTAAAGTCTTCTCCGATATACGCCGAGACCATATAGAAAAATATTATCGAGTACGTCCGAGCATGTTCAAGTTTGTGGAACTacttaaatgtgataaaaaatccACCATAATCAGACTCGCTAAATTCTTAAAACTTGCCACAACTCGAAGAAATAATCTAATGTCAACTCACAACACGTTTTAATATACCTTTATtccttaattttattttacattgttgCTGCCATCATAATATGTctttatttccctgtatttttcagtaaaatgcaTAACATGTACAATGCTCACTTTCCGATTGTTTAATCTGTGTAAGATAAAATTTGGTAACTTAAGATATATTCATGTTGCTAAGAATTAAGCCCTTATTTTTCCCGCATTTTTTccctttatatacatgtataacatgtacaatgtacACATACTGATTCTTAATTTTGCTTAATTAAGGCTTACTTTGATAGCTTATTCTAATTATACATGTTTCAGTGTATATCTATGTTGCTaacattattttcttcattttcatttatgtacaTGTGTAATCTCATTCTCCTGTTAACAGTACCTTATCTACCtgtattcattttctttctttttttcactttttcagtaGAATGAATAATAACAACCTTTATGTAACCAACCATGTAAGCTGTAAAATTGTTTACCAATAACTATGTACACAGTGTTGTATACGTTATCTAATAAACAAAACAttctgttgaaaacggcgttaatccctaaacaaacaaacaaacaaacatgatttCAATAGTTTATTCGCACAAAAATGTTATAGCTTTCATCATCACACTATAATAAACGGCGGGAATATGTCTATCTTCCAGAGAACATAAAACCATCTTTATTTTACAGAGCGTGTAATAGTTTTGTGTCAATACTGTCGTCTATGTAATGCGTTTAATGTAAATCTTGTTTAAAATGAAGCTCTGTATTTCATTCTATTGGCAGTCCTGCTTTCATCTTCAGTTTCAAAAGTTTgaagttatttaaaataaatttagttttgtaatattttttttcaatgtagtTTTCCATAGACAATGGGCAGCATACAAGGCAAAGCGTATGTACATTGAACTTTTAAACAATATAATCTATGAAATATTTCCGACCTTCTTATTCTTGAAAATTTCTTTCAGAGCAGGTAAGAAGCCCTAtcaaatgaaacttaacacagtATATTTTTTCTTTCGGACACGTGGTAGCATCAAACAGTATGAAAAATTAGGATTACAAATGTACCAGATATCCTAAACTAGTAGGCTAATTCAAAAATTACAATCCAAACACCTACAGTTAAAATTTCCAGGTTTATTAGTTTATCAAACTATCTGGGTGACTGTGATGATTTCAATAATATTAATCTACACACTCTTCAGAATCCGATTTACTGAATTGtacaaaaaagaataaacaaaatagtgtacttttaatatatttttacaaaataatgtcttaTGACTAATATTCTTTCCTTTTAGGGCATTATGTAACTtctaatattaattatttttatagatctgAAAGCTGCTAGTAACTGAAGCAGCAAATCCAAATTACACTAGATTTTCAAAAGCGAATTtatcagatacaatgtatatcttTGAGTGAACCACTTATAATTATATGATGCTTATTGTAAGTCGAATAATTTCACTATGTCGCTGTTTGATTGGTGTGATTGTGTGACGATCAAAGTTGAAGTCCGATGGTCAAAGCACAGCGACTGAGGATGTTTCAGTCCATTTGATCGTTTCACTATTTCAccaattttatttaaatcttgTCCAATCTGGACAACAGTACTAGAATTGAATCCACACACAAATAGATTGCCTCTTCCATCTGAACAAATTCCTGTTGAATCTGAGATATCTGAAGCAGTGTAAGTGTTCGTATGTTTTGCATTCACATCAATAGTTATAAGGCCTATACCCAGACATGCTACAAACGTTTCATTTCCAGTATCACTGAAGGCAATATGCCGACTCCCGGGAATGTTTTGTAAGACTTTCTTCAGTAGGTTTCCTGTCATATCGTGTATATAGAGTGAGTTAATGTTATCAGTTATATACAATTTATCTCCCTTGCAAGCGATACCAAAGCAATAATGGGTCAGCTTTATCTGACGTGTAGGCGTCATCTTATCTGCAAGGGAGACAAATTGAACAGTGTTGTTCAGCAAGGTGACGGCCGCTTCGTGCTTATTTAGGCAGCATACACTATAAGGGTGATCGGGTAACTTACACTGATCCAGCAATGGATTTTTGACATTGTTTGCTCGTTTCAGTGTGTCGTTGTTGAAGTCAGCCATAAGCAGGGCACCGTCTTCTGTTAAACATGAACCATGTACCCAACAGGATGACTCatcattttgcattttgatatgAAGTTCTCTAGTTGCCTTAATTGTATACAACGCTTTCCTTTGTTTTATCTGTGTGGCAACATCGTGGTTGACTGATCCAAGCGTCTTACGATTTAATAAGAAATAACGTATAGCTGAATCGGGAGCGAATAATATATTTGCATCATTTGTTAATCGTAGTGAACGAGACATTTCTTTGGTTTGAGCAATTATATTCTGAGCTCTTTTCAGGGAAACAAATTGTTGGGCTCGGTTCCCTTCTGCTTTCACGAGACCCTCCTCGGCTTGTTTTAAAATGTCCAATTCATCTTCTGCTCCTTTTTTCTCCTCCTCTAACTGTAGCTTCATCTGCCTGAACTGttcttcaatttcttttaaaGATTCTTTCTCGAGAGAATTTAGAAGCGTTTCCATCGCCATTCGGACATTCCTTATCTCGTTTTCAGCTTCTGTTTTAGATTTACTTAACCTTTGAATAAGCGTTTCCCTACTTGATTTAATTTCATTCATCGCCATCTTGTAGCTTCTGGTCTATTTTACCTATGTCAGATTTGCTGAGAAGGTTATCGATAATGTCCGGTATAAGGTGGACGTCTGAACAACTCCTGTAAAAGTAAAGCATTGGTAAGATATAATAATAGTTGAAATGAtattaacataatatttttgtaCGTGGATGTAAAATGTATGGAATATAATCTATATCTGTTTCGAGCGTGTGATATATTTGTAGTTTGTCTTAAAGAACTCGGTGACTTTGACTATGGGGACAGAGCGTCTGGCAAAACGTGGACGAACATTTAACTTTCTCAGAATTGAAACAAGTGTACTACGAGTATTTTCAAACAGCAGCTACATTGTAATGTAggatgtttcttttcaaaatggtAAGGTTCACTGGTTCCCAGCTTGTAATGTTCGTGTAGAATGAGTAGCAAGataaataatatttacttattacCTGGGCAAAGACTGTGATCGGTCAGCTACTTTATTTGTAAGAGTAATTATATTAGAGTGACAACCTATCCTTAGTCCCTACCCTAGATCTCCCATCAAAAAATTATACTCTATATACAGGaatgaaaaagtggaaactccacagatcgcccgataaaaaataaagaagtttcagactcggtttgattgagcatgttcatggacggtaatggaaacaCATGTTACCGTCCTCGCCCTTTAGCCCTGGTGGAGCAGAACTCAGCGTTTGAGCCTGTTACAGgtaccaaaaacaatttacagACAGATTTGTTCATACAGctgtgtacatggaaccttcaatggtacacagagtgcaattatatgaaaagcggcgtatggcaCGTGGTTAAAATGATGGACTGGCcctaaaggaaaaaaaaaacattggacaGAACTAGATAATCTTGAGTTTAAAGAGGGGATCTGAGGTAATGTAGCGtgaatatcaaagaaactgcccaAAGACAAAATAAACAAGCGACCGAATATTGCAGTAGCAATGCAGAAGTCCTCTACCggtgaaaaaaaacacaattttaattgaccttcaacagagacactgacctttaactgacaaccATTGGTCATGTGCGTGACACATAGTCTAACAATTGGAACATATATGCATAGTTCTAAAAAGTCcttcaatgtaaataaaagtaatggaGCAAAAACAGTTTTGCGTAACttttaacagtgaccttgaccttcaaccgacaaaaatagattttttatgTACCACCAAGTTTATCTCCATCATGTACATAAAAGATAAGGGGCAGAAACTATTTTTAGTTGACCTGCAgtagtgaccttgaactttgatctacAAGGATAAGTCATACACGTGCATAAtttacatattgccctctattcacataccaagtatTTTTAATCTAGCTTGAGTACTTTTTCAGAAATAGCAGGAtcggctacttttctatttcagcctgttcaacgaAAAACCTTTTAGTTTagactaatttgttttagctcaattgtgatgaaagctttcaGCTTATTATAACCACTCTCGAgtcagcttcctggaaaaaaaaacagtactagtgtcatatgagtAGTCATAGTCGTGACCTTAgttgggctcgaacccacgacccctggattgagcggctcTCACCTTATCCACTACACCACCGCTCCCCGTAAAAAAGCTTTTGGCAGCCCAGTACTTGCAAACTGCTAACATCCacaaccaaaaaaacaaaaaaacaaaaaaaacatcaaattatttagtgtataaagacacatgtttgtcaAAGTAAGGGTTCAACCGAATACACCGCCCCCACCATCTGAGAAGAGTGGCTGGATCCGCTCgtgagacagacagacagaatttaaaaaacaatacacGTTCATCCTCCTATCaatattatagtaaaattgaatgaacAAAAAAGTCACGAAAAAATGATACGCTATCCAGTCAGTTCTCTCATGAAATGTAGGAATATATATAAACTCATAAAATAGCTCATAAAATGTAGGAATAAATACCGGTGGTTAAGAGTTATACAACTTGTACAGCCAACGACGTCATGGTTCTCACAGTACATGTCCAGAATTATTATCCCATGGGTAATACATATCTCTGTAGGGACAACCGGAAGTTCAGTTGCTACTAATTGTGACTTTAAGTTCAACTTATCCACCAGTGTATGTCCTTTTAAAGCAGGAAATACACGATGTGTGTCCACACAAGTCTGACAACAATATCCTTGACATTGTACACAATAttttacagcttcttttgttttgttaagttcAGCACAAGgtgtacatttaaaattaattaactcGTCCGAAGTTACTTCACACCCATCCGTCGCCATTTTcatttgttatttgatatttgacGATGTGTCTACTTCTTTTTTCGTTTTACTACAAGGTTAAATGATAACTTATCTCAgttgtttatttagttttatggGGCATTTGATAATACAATagtgataacacgacagtacgatggcgaagcgcgacagtaacggtgttccgttagggccagcgcctgctccttGTAAACGCGAAGTGCGAAGGTACGACAGAACGAAGGCgaagcgcgatagtacgatggcgaagcgcgacagtacgatggtgacagtccgtcgtactgtcgcgctttgccatcgtactgttgtgcttcaccatcgtagtgtcacgcTTTGCCAGGGcattgtcgcgcttcaccatcgtagtgtcaccattctactgtcgcgcttcgctatCACACTGTCGCGCTTCATCATCATACACTCGCGCTTGCCATCGTAATGTcttgcttcaccatcgtactgtcgcgcttcgccatcacaCTGTCGCGCTTCAACATTGTAGtgtcaccattgtactgtcgcgctttgccatcgtactgtcgcgcttcatcatcttttctctgtttacttaagggtcgactcaatctgactaaagtacttgatcttctaaacgaagaccTGAGAAAGACCCATTCAAAtccgtcttctgtatattttggatttccaatattgctatttttattttcgtaaatctatttttattttaaccaatcagacgacttgttcgaatgtcaaagagtaagaaatatttgcagtcagtccatggctcgaacccgggacccctcgcttacaaagcaagcgccctaccgactgagctaaccgttTATCTGACATCTTACGACATAAGACTTGTATATATCAAAAAAACCAAagcttttttaagcttgcagaatgttgtaaattagcttttgattggctagcggaagggtcgtcagaacgaggctatcaatagctcgttttcagatcctaagcgtagcgtaataggagatgtactttagtcagattggggtcgactttaattaaactctgtattgtatagtattgtcaacTCAATAATTCTCAATAATTCAAACGCTTTTCGGCACGggtattattgaaataaatatcacCAGACCTGATGTTACTTAAATGTGTATCAACCGGCAGCTGTTATTAAACGAATGTCATCCgggtttattcaaatgaaaattgccCGGCAGAGTGccactcaaatgaatatcatctgacatgatgatattaaaaataGCATACTTTGATATTGTTTTGAGATGTACTATAATTCAAAAATAGTCACCGTTGGTCTAtggctattttacattgtttacttggGGGATAATAAAATGATTATCAACCGGTAGAGTGTTGTTTAAACGAATATCATCCGACCGATtgttatttatgaacaaataTCATTGTAATCAAAATTAACCTATGTGtggaaaaatgaatgataatatatttacatgtaattaattgttttgtgagaaaatgttgtttaatcagctCTTATCTATCaagccatgaaacgttaaaagtatgtattgtcagctaaaaataataaaaatacactcTTCAAATATGTATGATTTTTGAAAGCTCTTgggtaaattttatacaaaagcgTTAATTAGGTCTAGAATACGGTTGTTTGTTTCCGCTTACTCGaccgaccctatcttttttaccACTGAACCTAAAGTtttaattgatttgtttgtttgttttgggtttaacgccgttttttcaacagtacttcagttatgtaacggcgggcagttaacctaaccagtgttcctggattctgtaccagtacaaacctgttctctgcaagtaactgcc includes these proteins:
- the LOC128553623 gene encoding uncharacterized protein LOC128553623 — translated: MAMNEIKSSRETLIQRLSKSKTEAENEIRNVRMAMETLLNSLEKESLKEIEEQFRQMKLQLEEEKKGAEDELDILKQAEEGLVKAEGNRAQQFVSLKRAQNIIAQTKEMSRSLRLTNDANILFAPDSAIRYFLLNRKTLGSVNHDVATQIKQRKALYTIKATRELHIKMQNDESSCWVHGSCLTEDGALLMADFNNDTLKRANNVKNPLLDQCKLPDHPYSVCCLNKHEAAVTLLNNTVQFVSLADKMTPTRQIKLTHYCFGIACKGDKLYITDNINSLYIHDMTGNLLKKVLQNIPGSRHIAFSDTGNETFVACLGIGLITIDVNAKHTNTYTASDISDSTGICSDGRGNLFVCGFNSSTVVQIGQDLNKIGEIVKRSNGLKHPQSLCFDHRTSTLIVTQSHQSNSDIVKLFDLQ